The proteins below are encoded in one region of Alistipes communis:
- a CDS encoding 3-methyl-2-oxobutanoate dehydrogenase subunit VorB translates to MAEKEIKLMKGNEVIAHAAIRYGCDAYFGYPITPQSEVMETLMELKPWETTGMVVLQAESEISSINMVYGGAATGKRVMTSSSSPGISLMAEGLSYIAGAELPCLIVNCQRGGPGLGTIQPSQGDYFQACKGGGHGDYRLIVLAPASVQEMHDFVALGFDLAFKYRNPAMILADGAIGQMMEKVVLAPQRPRKTNEEIAAECRDWATYGKPADRPRNVVTSLELQSEAMEKINLRLQAKYKAMEENEVRYEALACDDADYVIVAFGSSARICSATVEMARAEGIRLGMLRPITLYPFPTRPIAELAARVKGFLSVELNAGQMVEDVRLAVNGAVPVEHYGRQGGMIYSPDEVLAALKEKLIKA, encoded by the coding sequence ATGGCAGAGAAAGAGATAAAACTGATGAAAGGCAACGAGGTGATCGCCCATGCGGCGATTCGCTACGGTTGCGACGCTTATTTCGGTTACCCGATCACGCCCCAGTCGGAGGTGATGGAGACCCTGATGGAACTCAAACCGTGGGAGACGACGGGCATGGTCGTCTTGCAGGCCGAGAGCGAAATCTCGTCGATCAACATGGTCTACGGCGGTGCGGCCACCGGCAAGCGGGTGATGACCTCGTCGTCGTCGCCCGGCATCTCGCTCATGGCCGAAGGGCTGAGCTACATCGCGGGCGCCGAACTGCCGTGCCTGATCGTCAACTGTCAGCGCGGCGGCCCCGGTCTGGGTACGATCCAGCCCTCGCAGGGCGACTATTTCCAGGCCTGCAAGGGCGGCGGCCACGGCGACTACCGGTTGATCGTGCTGGCGCCCGCGTCGGTGCAGGAGATGCACGATTTCGTGGCGCTGGGTTTCGATCTGGCTTTCAAGTACCGTAATCCGGCGATGATTCTGGCCGACGGGGCGATCGGTCAGATGATGGAGAAGGTGGTGCTCGCACCCCAGCGCCCGCGCAAGACGAACGAGGAGATCGCCGCCGAGTGCCGCGACTGGGCGACCTACGGCAAGCCCGCCGACCGTCCGCGCAACGTCGTCACGTCGCTCGAATTGCAGTCCGAAGCGATGGAGAAGATCAACCTGCGCTTGCAGGCCAAGTACAAGGCCATGGAGGAGAACGAGGTGCGGTACGAAGCCCTTGCGTGCGACGATGCCGACTACGTGATCGTGGCCTTCGGCTCGTCGGCCCGCATCTGCTCGGCGACGGTCGAAATGGCGCGCGCCGAAGGGATTCGGCTGGGAATGCTGCGTCCGATCACCCTCTACCCTTTCCCGACCCGTCCGATCGCCGAACTGGCCGCACGGGTGAAGGGGTTCCTGAGTGTCGAGCTGAACGCCGGCCAGATGGTCGAGGACGTACGGCTGGCCGTGAACGGCGCCGTACCCGTCGAGCACTACGGCCGTCAGGGCGGTATGATCTATTCGCCGGACGAGGTGCTCGCGGCGTTGAAAGAGAAACTGATTAAAGCGTAA
- a CDS encoding thiamine pyrophosphate-dependent enzyme has translation MAEVEIKQENLVYGKSPLLTDNVMHYCPGCSHGTVHKLVAEVIGEMGMADRTIGVSPVGCAVFAYNYIDIDWIEAAHGRALAIASAVKRLHPENMVFTYQGDGDLSAIGTAETIHAAARGENVVAVYINNAIYGMTGGQMAPTTLLGMKTATTPYGRDPRLNGYPYKIAEMMAHLDGTAYITRQSVHTPANVRKCKRALRKAFETAMAGKGFSLVEVVSTCNSGWKMSPVAANEWLAQNMLPYYPLGDIKSNE, from the coding sequence ATGGCGGAAGTTGAAATAAAGCAGGAGAATTTGGTCTACGGCAAGTCGCCGTTGCTGACCGACAACGTGATGCACTACTGCCCGGGTTGCAGCCACGGCACGGTGCACAAGCTGGTGGCCGAGGTGATCGGGGAGATGGGCATGGCCGACCGCACGATCGGCGTTTCGCCCGTGGGCTGCGCCGTTTTCGCATACAATTATATCGACATCGACTGGATCGAGGCGGCGCACGGCCGTGCGCTGGCCATCGCGTCGGCCGTCAAGCGGCTGCATCCCGAGAACATGGTCTTCACCTACCAGGGCGACGGCGACCTTTCGGCGATCGGTACGGCCGAGACGATCCATGCCGCCGCACGCGGCGAGAACGTGGTGGCGGTCTACATCAACAATGCCATCTACGGCATGACGGGCGGGCAGATGGCCCCCACGACGCTGTTGGGCATGAAAACCGCGACGACGCCCTACGGCCGCGACCCGCGGCTGAACGGCTACCCCTACAAGATCGCCGAGATGATGGCGCACCTCGACGGTACGGCCTACATCACGCGCCAGAGCGTCCACACGCCGGCCAACGTCCGCAAATGCAAGCGAGCTCTGCGCAAGGCGTTCGAGACGGCCATGGCAGGCAAGGGGTTCTCGCTCGTGGAGGTCGTTTCGACGTGCAACAGCGGCTGGAAGATGTCGCCCGTGGCGGCCAACGAGTGGCTCGCGCAGAACATGCTGCCCTACTATCCGTTGGGCGACATCAAGTCTAACGAGTAA
- a CDS encoding phosphoethanolamine transferase, which translates to MLREDPELCLERRSAPERLFFSLRMQAFDRNAIGSLHEAMESIAIDSCTFRSPEIVLILGESYNKHHAALYGYPLPTTPRLSQEEAAGRLYPFTDVVSPANFTVKAMHLLFSFASQDRQTAWCDTPLFPALFRRAGYDTLMFDNQTTFTLENDDVWDQEIRHFLYHPRLSPQLFTHCNADKYPFDEGLLADFDRQDLRFRNPHRLTIFHLMGQHVAYRNRFPAEAGYFTADSIPEYSTSGLRRSRDERRIVADYDNAVRYNDRVVGEILDRCRTRDAVVVYLSDHGEEVFDYAHRNGRIHDATLSPDCCRHQYEIPFMIWMSDRYRAARPELAAAIARAVDRPYMTDDLPHLLLDLASLSCRWFDPTRSVVNDRFDASRPRLLRDDKVDYDLIMRQAKGSAETNKGA; encoded by the coding sequence TTGTTACGCGAAGACCCTGAGCTCTGTCTCGAACGCCGTTCGGCACCCGAACGCCTGTTTTTCAGTCTGCGGATGCAGGCCTTCGACCGCAACGCGATCGGGAGCCTGCACGAAGCGATGGAGTCGATTGCGATCGACTCCTGCACGTTCCGCTCTCCGGAAATCGTCCTCATCCTCGGCGAATCCTACAACAAACACCATGCAGCATTGTACGGGTACCCGCTGCCGACGACGCCCCGACTGTCGCAGGAAGAGGCGGCGGGCCGTCTCTATCCCTTCACCGACGTGGTATCGCCGGCCAATTTCACGGTGAAAGCCATGCATCTGCTCTTCTCCTTCGCCAGCCAGGACCGGCAAACGGCGTGGTGCGACACACCGCTATTCCCCGCTCTCTTCCGGCGTGCGGGTTACGATACGCTGATGTTCGACAACCAGACGACCTTCACGCTCGAAAACGACGACGTGTGGGATCAGGAGATCCGCCATTTCCTCTACCATCCCCGGCTCTCCCCGCAGCTCTTCACGCATTGCAACGCCGACAAATACCCGTTCGACGAAGGACTGCTCGCCGATTTCGACCGACAAGACCTTCGCTTCCGCAATCCGCACCGGCTCACGATCTTCCACCTGATGGGCCAACACGTGGCCTACCGCAACCGCTTCCCCGCCGAAGCGGGTTATTTCACGGCCGACAGCATCCCCGAATATTCGACCTCGGGGCTGCGGCGAAGCCGCGACGAACGCCGCATTGTCGCCGACTACGACAACGCCGTCCGCTACAACGACCGTGTCGTGGGAGAGATCCTCGACCGTTGCCGCACACGCGACGCCGTGGTCGTCTACCTCTCCGACCACGGCGAGGAGGTGTTCGATTACGCCCACCGCAACGGACGCATCCACGATGCGACGCTCTCGCCCGACTGCTGCCGTCACCAATACGAGATTCCCTTCATGATCTGGATGTCGGACCGCTATCGGGCCGCACGTCCCGAACTCGCGGCGGCGATCGCCCGTGCGGTCGACCGGCCCTACATGACCGACGACCTGCCGCACCTGCTGCTCGATCTGGCCAGCCTCTCCTGCCGTTGGTTCGACCCGACGCGCAGCGTCGTCAACGACCGTTTCGATGCCTCGCGCCCCCGATTGCTGCGCGACGACAAGGTGGACTACGACCTCATCATGCGGCAGGCGAAGGGCAGTGCGGAAACGAACAAGGGTGCCTGA
- a CDS encoding 3-phosphoglycerate dehydrogenase: protein MKVLVATEKPFAKKAVEGIRGIVEEAGYELALLEKYADRAELLSAVADVDALIVRSDKVTAEVIAAAKNLKIVVRAGAGYDNVDLEAASARGIVVMNTPGQNSNAVAELALAMMIFMARNGFTPGTGSEIQGKTLGIHAYGNVGKLVGRKGKAMGMNVIAYDPFVTDDALFEADGVKRVASVGELYEAADFLSLHIPATAQTRGSIGYELLMSMPKGATLVNTARKEVIDEAGVVRAMTEREDLKYITDIAPDAQAEMAGKFGKRFFATAKKMGAETAEANINAGLAAARQIVDFFKTGDTRFQVNR, encoded by the coding sequence ATGAAAGTATTGGTTGCAACCGAGAAGCCGTTCGCTAAAAAGGCGGTGGAGGGCATTCGCGGCATTGTGGAAGAGGCGGGGTACGAATTGGCCCTGCTGGAAAAATACGCCGATCGTGCGGAGCTGCTCTCCGCCGTGGCCGATGTCGACGCCCTGATCGTTCGCAGCGACAAGGTGACGGCCGAAGTGATCGCCGCCGCGAAGAATCTCAAAATCGTGGTGCGTGCCGGCGCCGGTTACGACAACGTCGACCTGGAAGCCGCTTCGGCCCGCGGGATCGTGGTGATGAACACCCCCGGGCAGAACTCCAATGCGGTGGCCGAACTGGCCCTTGCGATGATGATCTTCATGGCGCGCAACGGTTTTACGCCCGGCACGGGATCGGAGATTCAGGGCAAGACGCTGGGCATCCATGCCTACGGCAACGTCGGCAAGCTCGTCGGCCGCAAGGGCAAGGCGATGGGAATGAACGTCATCGCCTACGATCCGTTCGTGACGGACGACGCATTGTTCGAGGCCGACGGCGTGAAGCGCGTCGCTTCGGTCGGGGAGCTTTACGAGGCGGCCGACTTTCTGTCGCTGCATATTCCGGCGACAGCCCAGACGCGCGGTTCGATCGGGTACGAGCTGCTGATGTCGATGCCCAAGGGCGCGACGCTGGTCAATACGGCCCGCAAGGAGGTGATCGACGAAGCCGGCGTGGTGCGTGCGATGACCGAGCGGGAGGATCTGAAATACATCACCGACATCGCCCCCGATGCGCAGGCCGAGATGGCCGGGAAGTTCGGCAAGCGCTTCTTCGCCACGGCCAAGAAGATGGGTGCCGAGACGGCCGAGGCCAATATCAACGCCGGACTGGCTGCGGCGCGGCAGATCGTCGATTTCTTCAAGACGGGCGACACCCGTTTCCAGGTCAACAGGTAA
- the fmt gene encoding methionyl-tRNA formyltransferase, producing MNPKTLRIVFMGTPEFAVPSLRRLVAEGYNVVGAVTVPDKPAGRGRHLRESDVKIAARELGVPVLQPEKFRDPAFLDALQALQPDLGIVIAFKMLPEVVWAMPRLGTFNLHASLLPEYRGAAPINWAIINGERETGITTFLLNHEIDKGAILAQERVAIAPEDNVGTLYERLMLLGAELVTATVDRIAAGDCTPAEQMHFDESRLHPAPKIFKEDCRINWRQPGERIVNLVRGLSPYPAAWTPIFKKGEPSDTAKIFAVHFEPGGVVQRPGTVETDKRTYLAVACADGRIVVDELQIAGKRRMSARDLLPGMRDLSDYSFGEEAAEA from the coding sequence ATGAATCCGAAAACGCTGCGCATCGTCTTCATGGGTACGCCCGAATTCGCCGTCCCGTCGCTCCGGCGGCTCGTCGCCGAAGGGTACAACGTCGTCGGGGCGGTCACCGTCCCCGACAAACCGGCCGGCCGCGGCCGGCACCTGCGCGAAAGCGACGTGAAGATCGCCGCCCGCGAACTGGGAGTGCCCGTATTGCAGCCCGAAAAGTTCCGCGATCCGGCATTTCTGGATGCCTTGCAGGCGTTGCAGCCCGATTTGGGAATCGTCATCGCCTTCAAGATGCTGCCCGAAGTCGTCTGGGCGATGCCCCGTCTGGGAACCTTCAACCTGCACGCCTCGCTGCTTCCCGAATACCGGGGGGCGGCCCCGATCAACTGGGCCATCATCAACGGCGAACGCGAAACGGGTATCACGACGTTCCTGCTCAACCACGAAATCGACAAGGGGGCGATCCTCGCGCAGGAGCGTGTCGCCATCGCGCCGGAGGACAACGTGGGAACGCTCTACGAACGGCTGATGCTGCTCGGCGCCGAACTGGTCACCGCGACCGTCGACCGCATCGCAGCGGGGGACTGCACTCCTGCGGAGCAGATGCACTTCGACGAAAGCCGCCTGCACCCCGCACCGAAGATCTTCAAGGAGGACTGCCGCATCAACTGGCGGCAGCCGGGCGAGCGCATCGTAAACCTCGTGCGGGGACTGTCGCCCTATCCGGCCGCATGGACGCCGATATTCAAGAAGGGGGAGCCGAGCGATACGGCCAAAATCTTCGCCGTGCATTTCGAACCGGGCGGGGTAGTACAGCGGCCCGGCACCGTCGAGACCGACAAGCGCACCTACCTCGCGGTCGCCTGCGCCGACGGCCGCATCGTCGTCGACGAATTGCAGATCGCCGGCAAACGCCGGATGTCGGCGCGCGACCTGCTGCCGGGTATGCGCGACCTCTCGGATTACTCCTTCGGGGAGGAGGCAGCCGAAGCCTGA
- a CDS encoding outer membrane beta-barrel family protein, which translates to MHRFRLILLPLCLFATATAIGQTVTGRIVDERQQPVAGVAVVMQTPDSVYVDAVASDLEGRFAIASGVRPYRLLFQHLSYDPLTVERSGDDAGTVTLTEATNLVDEVVVRGERPLVKVEQGRLSYDLQVAAQGKIAANAYEALTKLPGVSERDGALTLAGAAGVTVILNGKPSTMTAEQLAALLKSTPVEQVEKVEVLYAAPPQYHIRGAAINVVLRRRFGRSFSGQVNGTYEGGYYHSWGTGASAVYSTPTLSVDALYRVGEARSMRKLPLTSQHTVGSDTFDIRQEQRLADDNLTHNLRTGLSWKTSEKSHIDLAYTASFTPSGKGDISATGNYVASDSHIRDDAAMHNLALSASTGFGMQIGADYTHYNTTSRQEMSLLPADGAPSSFRTDAGQCIDRLSLSLDQSHDLGRQWTLDYGARFVYVRDNDYQYYTSEEAMSDRDTDLRLDEYTYDLYAGTSRNFASGVSFSASLTGEYYRRNGYDRWAFFPQASLSWMASADHILQAEFSSDKSYPSFWDMSGAVTYLDGYAEVHGTPGLRPSSNYGLTLTYVLKQKYIFQLFGNHRVDAFTQSAYLSPDRPALIYQTLNWDYMSSFGALAVVPLRIGERFTSRITLSGFDYLLRNRDFYGMDYKRSKWVGYAALDNTLRLSRKPDLAFEFGGYYQSEAIQCTYDIGASWRLDAGVKWTFAAGKAELSVKGNDLFDSMTPVSEVDFGEQRLRMGNDFHTRNVTVNFVYRFGGYKDRERKKVDTSRFGH; encoded by the coding sequence ATGCACAGATTCCGCCTCATCCTACTGCCTCTATGCCTCTTTGCGACGGCAACGGCAATCGGTCAGACCGTCACCGGCCGCATCGTCGACGAGCGGCAGCAACCCGTCGCAGGGGTCGCGGTCGTCATGCAGACGCCCGACTCGGTCTATGTCGACGCCGTGGCGAGCGACCTCGAAGGGCGGTTCGCCATCGCATCCGGCGTCCGTCCCTACCGACTGCTGTTCCAGCATCTCAGCTACGACCCGCTGACGGTGGAGCGTTCGGGCGACGACGCCGGCACCGTTACGCTGACCGAAGCGACGAACCTCGTGGACGAAGTGGTCGTCCGGGGCGAACGCCCGCTGGTGAAAGTCGAGCAGGGGCGCCTGAGCTACGACCTCCAAGTCGCCGCACAGGGCAAAATCGCCGCCAACGCCTACGAAGCCCTCACCAAACTGCCCGGCGTGAGCGAACGCGACGGGGCGCTCACGCTCGCCGGCGCCGCCGGTGTGACGGTCATCCTCAACGGAAAACCCTCGACGATGACGGCCGAACAGCTCGCCGCACTGCTCAAATCGACCCCGGTCGAGCAGGTGGAGAAGGTCGAGGTGCTCTACGCCGCACCGCCGCAGTACCACATTCGCGGCGCGGCGATCAACGTCGTGCTTCGCCGCCGTTTCGGCCGCTCGTTCTCCGGCCAGGTCAACGGCACCTACGAGGGCGGCTACTACCACTCGTGGGGAACGGGAGCGAGCGCCGTCTATTCGACGCCGACACTCTCGGTCGACGCGCTCTACCGCGTCGGCGAAGCCCGTTCGATGCGCAAACTGCCGCTGACCTCGCAGCACACGGTCGGCAGCGACACGTTCGACATCCGGCAGGAGCAGCGCCTTGCCGACGACAACCTCACGCACAACCTCCGCACGGGGCTTTCGTGGAAAACCTCCGAAAAAAGCCATATCGACCTGGCCTACACCGCATCGTTCACCCCGTCGGGCAAAGGCGACATCTCGGCCACGGGCAACTACGTCGCAAGCGACTCGCATATCCGCGACGACGCGGCGATGCACAACCTCGCGCTCTCCGCCTCCACGGGTTTCGGAATGCAGATCGGGGCCGACTACACGCATTACAACACCACCAGCCGGCAGGAGATGTCGCTCCTGCCGGCCGACGGCGCACCTTCGTCGTTCCGCACCGACGCCGGACAGTGCATCGACCGCCTCTCGCTCTCGCTCGACCAGAGCCACGACCTCGGCCGGCAGTGGACACTCGACTACGGCGCCCGCTTCGTCTATGTCCGCGACAACGACTACCAGTATTATACGTCGGAAGAGGCGATGAGCGACCGCGACACCGACCTGCGGCTCGACGAATACACCTACGACCTTTATGCGGGTACGAGCCGGAACTTCGCATCGGGCGTCTCGTTTTCGGCCTCGCTCACAGGCGAATACTATCGCCGCAACGGCTACGACCGCTGGGCGTTCTTCCCGCAGGCCTCGCTGAGCTGGATGGCGTCGGCCGACCATATCCTGCAAGCGGAGTTCTCCTCGGACAAAAGCTATCCTTCGTTCTGGGACATGTCGGGCGCCGTCACCTACCTCGACGGCTATGCCGAGGTTCACGGTACGCCCGGCCTGCGTCCCTCGTCCAATTACGGTCTCACGCTGACCTACGTCCTCAAACAGAAATACATTTTCCAGCTCTTCGGCAACCACCGCGTCGACGCCTTCACCCAGTCGGCCTATCTCTCTCCCGACCGTCCGGCGCTCATCTACCAGACGTTGAACTGGGACTATATGTCCTCCTTCGGGGCGCTGGCCGTCGTGCCGCTGCGTATCGGCGAACGGTTCACGTCGCGCATCACGCTTTCCGGATTCGATTACCTGCTGCGCAACCGCGATTTCTACGGCATGGACTACAAACGTTCGAAATGGGTGGGATACGCCGCTCTGGACAATACGCTGCGCCTCTCGCGCAAACCCGATCTGGCGTTCGAGTTCGGAGGGTACTATCAGTCCGAAGCGATCCAGTGCACCTACGACATCGGCGCTTCGTGGCGCCTCGACGCAGGGGTGAAATGGACGTTCGCCGCCGGCAAGGCCGAGCTGAGCGTCAAGGGCAACGACCTGTTCGACAGCATGACGCCCGTCTCGGAGGTCGATTTCGGCGAACAGCGTCTGCGCATGGGCAACGACTTCCACACGCGCAACGTGACGGTCAACTTCGTCTACCGCTTCGGCGGCTACAAGGACAGGGAACGCAAGAAGGTCGACACCTCGCGATTCGGCCACTGA
- a CDS encoding DUF1015 domain-containing protein — MVRIKPFRGIRPPKEHAAEVASRPYDVLNSAEAKAEASERSLLHIIKPEIDFDPIADEHAEEVYDRAVENFRLWRERGWLQQDEEEHYYVYAQTMDGRTQYGLAMCCHFEDYRSGAIKKHELTRPDKEEDRMKHVRCQRANIEPVFFAYPDNAEIDALVEGVVKGAAPDYDFTAEDGFGHRLWVIRDRKVNDRITEIFKDIPALYVADGHHRTAAAARVGEECMLRNPNHRGDEEYCFFLAVTFPASQLRIIDYNRVVRDLNGMTPAEFVEALRTDFEVEKIGGEVYRPARLHNFAMYLDGAWYSLTAREGTYDDDDPIGVLDVTVLSNRVLDKLLDIKDLRTSKRIDFVGGIRGLGELRRRVDSGEMKVAFALYPVSMKQLIDIADTGNIMPPKTTWFEPKLRSGVVIHSFEEGK, encoded by the coding sequence ATGGTAAGAATCAAACCTTTCCGGGGAATCCGCCCGCCGAAGGAACATGCCGCCGAGGTCGCTTCGCGGCCTTACGACGTGCTCAACTCGGCGGAGGCCAAAGCCGAAGCGAGCGAACGTTCGCTGCTGCACATCATCAAACCCGAGATCGATTTCGATCCGATCGCTGATGAACATGCCGAGGAGGTCTACGACCGTGCGGTCGAGAATTTCCGTCTGTGGCGCGAACGGGGCTGGCTGCAACAGGACGAGGAAGAACACTATTACGTCTATGCGCAGACCATGGACGGACGGACGCAGTACGGACTGGCGATGTGCTGCCATTTCGAGGATTATCGGAGTGGTGCGATCAAGAAGCACGAATTGACACGTCCCGACAAGGAGGAGGATCGCATGAAGCACGTGCGTTGCCAGCGGGCCAACATCGAACCGGTCTTCTTCGCCTATCCCGACAACGCCGAGATCGATGCGCTGGTCGAGGGCGTGGTGAAGGGTGCTGCGCCCGACTACGACTTTACGGCCGAGGACGGTTTCGGCCACCGGTTGTGGGTCATCCGCGACCGGAAGGTGAACGACCGCATTACGGAGATTTTCAAGGATATACCGGCATTGTACGTCGCCGACGGCCACCACCGTACGGCGGCTGCGGCGCGTGTGGGCGAAGAGTGTATGCTCCGCAATCCGAACCATCGGGGCGACGAGGAGTATTGCTTCTTTCTGGCCGTGACCTTTCCTGCGAGCCAGCTGCGCATCATCGACTACAACCGCGTGGTCCGCGATCTGAACGGCATGACGCCCGCGGAGTTCGTCGAGGCGCTGCGGACGGATTTCGAGGTGGAGAAGATCGGCGGCGAGGTGTACCGCCCTGCCCGTCTGCATAATTTCGCGATGTATCTCGACGGCGCGTGGTACAGCCTGACGGCCAGGGAGGGCACCTACGATGACGACGATCCGATCGGCGTGCTCGACGTGACCGTGCTGTCGAACCGTGTGCTGGACAAGCTGTTGGATATAAAGGATCTGCGTACCTCGAAACGGATCGATTTCGTGGGCGGTATCCGCGGATTGGGCGAGTTGCGGCGGCGTGTGGACAGCGGCGAGATGAAGGTCGCCTTCGCACTCTACCCTGTTTCGATGAAACAGCTGATCGACATCGCCGATACGGGCAACATCATGCCGCCCAAGACGACGTGGTTTGAACCCAAACTGCGTTCGGGCGTGGTGATCCATTCCTTCGAGGAGGGAAAATAG
- a CDS encoding FUSC family protein: MITPWEILHRVQPLEVIAKAVAVTLAYLLGFAITSHFHEASSLTGAMLACVSAIVVQQQPDIRHAVQQGWLRVLGTFIGAVVAYVYLVNFRFSPAGMVVAVVLEEVICMMFKVPDNGKMATITLIIVLIVSERSPDLSPLANGLLRFSEATVGAVVGIAAVWPVDRYRRWRQASAASSPKE; encoded by the coding sequence ATGATTACACCGTGGGAGATACTGCACCGCGTGCAGCCGCTCGAAGTGATTGCGAAAGCCGTCGCCGTCACGCTCGCCTACCTGCTCGGTTTTGCGATTACGTCGCATTTCCATGAAGCGTCGAGCCTGACGGGGGCGATGCTGGCCTGTGTCTCGGCGATCGTCGTGCAACAGCAACCCGATATCCGCCACGCCGTTCAGCAGGGGTGGCTGCGGGTGCTGGGCACCTTCATCGGTGCGGTCGTGGCCTATGTCTATCTGGTGAATTTCCGCTTTTCGCCGGCAGGAATGGTCGTCGCCGTCGTATTGGAAGAGGTGATTTGCATGATGTTCAAGGTGCCGGACAACGGCAAAATGGCTACGATCACGCTTATCATCGTACTGATCGTCTCGGAACGTTCCCCCGACCTGTCGCCATTGGCCAACGGACTGTTGCGCTTCTCGGAGGCGACGGTCGGTGCCGTGGTCGGTATTGCGGCGGTATGGCCCGTAGACCGTTACCGCCGCTGGCGTCAGGCTTCGGCTGCCTCCTCCCCGAAGGAGTAA
- a CDS encoding 4Fe-4S binding protein — protein MAKIKGTIVVDKERCKGCGVCVASCPCDVLALSVEVNNKGYRMCMMAHPDACTGCASCAIICPDSCITVYRQKFE, from the coding sequence ATGGCAAAGATAAAAGGAACGATTGTCGTTGATAAAGAACGCTGTAAGGGTTGCGGCGTCTGCGTGGCATCGTGTCCGTGCGACGTGCTGGCCCTTTCGGTCGAAGTCAACAACAAGGGGTATCGCATGTGCATGATGGCGCACCCCGACGCCTGTACGGGCTGCGCTTCGTGTGCGATCATCTGTCCGGACAGTTGTATTACGGTATACCGGCAAAAATTCGAATAG
- a CDS encoding 2-oxoacid:acceptor oxidoreductase family protein produces the protein MKETLIIAGFGGQGVLSMGKILAYSGVMQDFEVTWMPSYGPEMRGGTANVTVILSDRKISSPIAYQYDTAIILNQQSMDKFEAKVRPGGTLIYDTNGITHHPTRTDIRIYTINAAEESAKLGNSKLFNTMILGGYLKVCPVVTLENVALGLKKSLPERAWKMLPENEKAIRHGAEIIRQVR, from the coding sequence ATGAAAGAGACGTTAATTATTGCAGGATTCGGAGGACAGGGCGTCCTCTCGATGGGAAAGATTCTCGCTTACTCCGGCGTGATGCAGGATTTCGAGGTGACGTGGATGCCTTCCTACGGGCCGGAGATGCGCGGAGGTACGGCTAACGTGACGGTCATCCTCTCGGATCGGAAGATTTCGTCGCCGATCGCCTACCAATACGATACGGCCATTATCCTCAACCAGCAGTCGATGGACAAGTTCGAGGCGAAGGTGCGCCCGGGCGGTACGCTGATCTACGACACGAACGGCATCACGCACCACCCTACCCGCACCGACATCCGTATCTATACGATCAACGCCGCCGAGGAGTCGGCCAAGCTGGGGAATTCGAAGTTGTTCAACACGATGATTCTGGGCGGATACCTGAAAGTATGTCCCGTGGTGACGCTCGAAAACGTGGCGCTCGGCCTGAAAAAGTCGCTGCCCGAGCGGGCATGGAAGATGCTGCCCGAGAACGAGAAGGCGATCCGCCACGGTGCCGAAATCATCCGGCAGGTACGCTGA
- the rd gene encoding rubredoxin gives MKKYRCTVCEWIYDPAVGDPDGGIAAGTAFEDIPEDWVCPLCGVGKDQFEPVEE, from the coding sequence ATGAAAAAGTATCGTTGCACGGTCTGCGAATGGATTTACGATCCTGCCGTGGGTGACCCGGACGGAGGTATTGCCGCAGGAACGGCGTTCGAGGATATTCCCGAAGATTGGGTGTGCCCTTTGTGCGGTGTCGGCAAAGACCAGTTCGAGCCGGTCGAGGAGTAA